The genomic stretch GGGACACTCTCTGCTCACTCACCTGCTAGCCAAGCAAGATCGTGAAACAAAGAATAAAGACATATCTCATGTTGACTGGCGCttttaaattcttcttccttAGCAGAAACGCCAGTGTTTTCTAGTCTTAGCGGTTTCTGAGGCTGTGATATTTCTTGCCTTGTCTCTTCTTGGCAAGCGATCATCCGCAGAAGTAACAGATGATCTAGCAGTAGTCTCGCATCACAGCGTGTCAGAAAGGAGGCAGCCCAGTATTTCTAATCACGGCATCACTTCAGAAAGAACAGTCTCCACTTGATCTGTGTAAAtatggttatttatttattttgtaaaagtaaGTCTATTTCTAGTCACACAGGGCTTTGCTCTCCCACTTTAGAGCATCTTCTTTCTCTAGGTCCTCAAACAAAGAAACCATTTTGCTCACCATTGAATTCAGCAGCCCGTAGACCTGCAGCATGAAGAGGAGACAGTCGCAgtgaaaacacaggaagaaatGCTGATGACAACTGACAGACGAAGCAATGGTTTCTCATGCAGGGGCACATTAACGTATGGGCACGTACACAACCACATCAAAGTGGCTGCCTGCTAAAAGAGCTTAGCTCTAGTAATAACTTTTCTGGCTACGAAGTGTGTTTAACATTATCTGAGATACAATTAATTCTGCTGATCCCTCAAGAGTCCACGAGCATGCTAAAAGACATCCCAGATAGAAATCCCGCATGTGGCTATGTAATGGCTGGATTTATGTTAACAGATTCCAGGCTGGAATAAAGGACATCTTACTTTCCTTGTATTTCACACTTACCTTGCTACAGAATCACGGTTTGACGGTTTTCCGAGTTCAACAAAAAGCTTACCTCTCCACCTAAGCTTCAACGTAAGCttacaaaaaagaataaaaccaagaaacaaagaCATAAGCTCTGGTTAAGACTCACTTCAACATAAAGTTTTTCCTGGTATGTCCGAAACAAAACAGGGTCCACCTGCTCTTGAGGAGGTTCTACTCGATCTGCAGTCAGAGCTTCCACGGGCTGCGCTCCCTCTTTCACTTCCAGCAGCGAAGTGGACAATTTCAGCTTTGTCTCATCCTTTAACTTTCTGCTGCTTGGACGTTCCTATTcagggacagaggaaaaagaaaagagtgacACAGGTCAGAACACCTTTCAGATTGCCGTAAGATCCACCTCCCAGAAGCAGCGCTTCTTTGGCTGGGTTGGAAATCAGCATGAACTCAGGATACACAACCTCAGAACAGATCACACTGTCCCCAGCACTTAGTTTTCAATAGGCATCCTAACACAcacctctttctctttccctgctgtctttgttgttctttttttgccttctttctccTTACTACCAGATggccttctctcttctttcctagTGGttattctgtcttcctttcctccttttatgGGTTGCTTTACTTCCactacaaaagaaataatttcaactACCCAAAAGCAACAATTTCACATCCAGAAAGACTGCACTCACACAGTGCAAGTATATTCCTTTTGCAATGTATCTTCCTCGTTTTATAATCTGAGCTGCACACTGCACTGCAAAACAATACCTTGCCGAGTTACTTTGTTTAAAGAAGGAATGCACAGGTCTCAGATGTGTATCAGAACAAGCCCGTGAGACCCGAGCGAGCGAGGGTTTTCTGGGTTAGTCTGTGTGAAAACCATGGCTACATCTAGCTCAATTAAACGGCTTATTTGCGTGGCGTTTTTTTAATGACACCAAACCACAGATCACAATGAGTATCACACAACCCGccgtttttttttaaaatgcattttcttataAAAGCTTGGAgggggaactgatgaaattgccaATTCAGTTGAAATTCAGCACGTTTTCTGGATTTCCAACAGTCTGCAGACATCAGGTGCTGTCTAAAACCACCATTTACCTGTTTCCTCTGGAACACCATCTACATAGACGGTGTTCTCAGGCACGCCAAGCAGGGATCTCAGCCTCATGGAGCGACTCACCAGACCATCGATCGTTTCACGCCAGAGCTGGAGACTGAGGGAAGTATCAGAATCAGAAGGGAGAAGGCACAGCAATTGCCATCTTGTTCTACCCTGTGCCCGGGAGTGAGCAGCTGAGGGCTGCTCTGTCCAACCCAACCAATAAAACAGCCCCCACCATCTAAAAAATCTGCGTCGAGGGAAGCTAAATTACTTCCCTCATGTTTGAGCCCTCTGAAGTCTCAACGGTTTGCAAATCAACGAGCTCCTACGGGCCCATAAATATTACAGTGAAACTAGATCTCCTGCTCTTCAACATGACACATGTTGGTAAATCAGCATCGACCTGCTCTCTGTGTTTACCGAGAAGAACCCGCATCCTTCTAATTTGGAAGCAACGAGAAAGCTGTTGATGTGTTTACAGTCTGAGAGCCTGAGCAAAGAACAGTGAGACTGTATGAGGGAGGATACAGTTATCTTGAGTAAAAGGGTACAGAAAATTACCCAAAGGTTTCATAAATATAGACTAGAATAATCTTGCCAGAAATAATCTTGTATACTCCCCAAAATTACATGCATTTAATATTCTAAacttatctcaaaaaaaaaaaaaaaaaggcatttgggtCCTAGACAGCTGCTACAATTaagctataaaaaaaacccagagtgtAAAGTGACTTCTAGACCTCATATAATTATCTGCAGTCTGAATCACAACAGTTGCAACAGAGCTTGCCAAGGCTGTTGATCCCACGATGCATTTACAAGCTTTATCTCACAAAGGTAACGCACCAGATTTGATGCAAAAGGTCTGTCTGAGTTGGCCTCCGTTTACGACGCAGCTCCAGTGCTGCCTTATTGAGCTGGGCCAGTGCTGCTTCCCGCTGCTCCTCCTTGGGGATGGACTTTATAGCCTGATGGAAGAGAAAACACAGGGTCCGCAGagtgctgcttctctgtcttcGTTCCCAGTCCGTGGACCTGGAGCTCAACCGAGCACACCATCACCCCTCTTCCTGGACACCAGTCTGAAACCTGGTTGCACTGGGCGCTTACACACCCAGACGTGGCTTCCTATATAGCCGGGATTTTGCCAAGGTGCACGCACGACCCAAAATTTGGGGAGCAATCCCAGACCCCCCCGTTAGATCGACAGTAAACCCTTTGCAACTTCCCAGGTGTGCTGGGGAACAGGGATTTCAGCGAACTAGAAGGCCCCGAAGTAAAGATTAGTTATGAAAGCGGCAGAGAGATTTCCAAGAGAGCACTACAGAAAAACCGTGCTGACAGAATCCAAACCACTCTTGCTTTAATCTAGGGAGGTCTGTGCTTTATCCCCAGCCTGTCATGAGTGCCCCCTTAGCGCTCTGATGAATAGGAAGgactctccaaggagaggagcccTTGGGGAAGCCACAGGAGGCTGCAGAATTAGCCTGCCCCCCGCATTCAGTCGTGGGATGACAGAAAGCTAATGGGGGAAGAGCTTAAAATATCTATTACATTGTGtggttctcttttcttcttcacacaACAGCCCTCAAAGTCTCTCTTGGGAATCTCTTTACAAGAGCACCGAGGGTGTGGTCAGCAGAGCTGAAGTGCTTTTCTGCGACACACATCGTAAATCATCTCTAACTCACAGCACATTGGAAGCAGACCTTTGGGTGGGCTCACCCTGGGGTAGGCCAGGCTATTTGTAGGGAAAATGAAGACACCGCTGTCACACACCTCTAGCTTGTCACAGCACTAGAGGGAAAAGGGGTGAACACCTGCTTAAAGTCATCCAGGGAGAGGTTCCATCCTGAGGATGCCTCCTCAAGCATGCTCTTCACACCTGGCACCTCTGTggtgctgctctgagcagggagagCCTCCGAGGTTCTCTCCTGGTGCTGAGTGTCCTCCACGGTGCTCTTCTGGCGCGAGGGCACTTTCTCCTCAGAGGCTGAAGGAACAGTCATGTACCATCTCCACAGTTCATGCAGCCGCTTTACCACTTGATGCTGATAATGAAACTGTGATAACGGGGTAAATAGTGAATTGAGCTATGCCTTTCCTCCACAAACCTAATTGCTAAAGCCACCATGGCAGACCATGCCAGCCTCCAGAGACCCAGGGATGCACCAGCCCCACGGGTTTTCCCTCCCCACTCTTTCAGTTGTGCAGCCCGTCTAACAGCAAACATCACCTCAGGATTCTTCCAGTGGAACAACTCTTCCTCTGTGACATAGGTATCCACAGGAGATGGAGAGCGCTCTGGGGTCCGGACACGAGGTGGTTGGACAAGATGCTTCTTCAGATACTCTTCTACTACAGCAGCACCTTCTCGAGCAGCCAGGTCAGTCTGAGGCACCACAAGAAGCACGTGTGTGAGCTCCCGTTCCATATACAGACACACAAGCAAATTCACACCCACGCTAGTAACCACATGTGTACGTTACATAGGGTTACAAGGACAAGAATAACTGCAAATCCCGCTAAGCAGAGCAATAATTCCAACAGCTTTTCAAATAAACCCCACAAATCCTCCCCCAAACCACACTTTTCAAAGCGTAGTGTAATTTTCAATTTATACCTTAACCGATACCATAGTGTACGACACATAATCCCGTTGCCACTAAGTAATGAAATTCATCACCAACAGAAAATTCAGTCTTTAAAGGACCAGTGTGAACAGTTTAGGAGGCACAATCATGTCTTTATTAACAACATTACAATAGATTGCAGAGTTCTTCCATTTTATTTAGCAAACCTGCTCAAGTATGTACAGATATTCTGTAAATAACTCATCATCTCACTCTCAGCCCTAATTGCGTAGCAATAAAAATACCATGTCATCCCCTCCCATCCTTATCCTCTATTTGCATATTAAGTTCAAAGCTCACAGTTACGCAGTTACATGCTTGGTTACCTCCAGTTTCTCTCTGAGGTCAGCAAATATATCCTCATACACAGCAATTCCCCAAAGGGTCACctgcagcagagctcctcctAATAACAGAGGATGTGTCCTAAATTCCCAGGACTCGCTGAAAATGCCTGCACTCTCCGacttgaaaataaaggaaaatttccTAGTTTCCCCGGGCAACAATACACCTGAAATAAGTGAGAAAAATGCATCGGTCTGCAAGAAACCACCTGGTTAACTTGACCCTTCTTTTCCAACCCCACCCCGAGTGTCCTTATCTCTGCATGAGACTCTTTTCCCACAGCTTTGCTGGTTACCACACTTCAtccagctatttttttcctgccagatTTACTCCCAGGCACCATGCTACCGAACTGGTGTTATTGCCACCGCACGCTCCTTTGACAGCAAGCTCAGTACTCTCCCTGGCAGATTCTGCCCAGTTGGcaccagaaaaaaagattcaCTCCTCGGTATTCCACCCATTTACATTCAGAATAGGGCcaacctcctcctttccttcaagTCCCATGAAAGGGATCTGCCTCGCACACCTCTTTTGGCGTGAGTCAGCTCTGACACCCAGGGTGGCTTCCTAAAGAGAATCACCCAACAGGCTTGTTCTGCCATTAGTCAGACTCAGCATCTCAGAGAACTCCTGAATACGTGCTCTCCGCTCTACATACAAAAGTCTCCGACATCAGCAGCTCTCATACCAGATCTGATATCAAAGTAAAAGCACGGCATCCTTATCCCCTTCGTTTCTCTGGAGGGAATCTTCTGGGGAAGCCTCATCCAGTCATACCAGATGGCAGTTGTGCCATCGTTGCTCACCATCAGGGAGCTTTCAGCTTTCTCACCGACCAAAGTCTCAAAGGTGAGCCGGGCAGCAATGCCAATTTCATCctacaaggaaaaggaaaaagacaaagataaCAATTTCTACTCTATCTGGCAGGATTTATCTTGCCTGAAGGCACAGCACAAATAAAGGGATGAGCCTTGGTAGGAGAACTTGTAAGGCAGGTCCAATGAAATGGCCATTATATAGAGAGCGCCTGGGAATCTGAGCTTCACGCCACAGACAGAGCAACCCCTTCTGTTTCTAGATGTCTCCGGAGCAAACGCAGGGATAATCTATTATGCTCACAATAAATCGCCCATTCTCCGGCCTGGGAGTGACACTCATTGTACAGCTGTGATTCGGGAACTCAAGCAGGCTTAGCTTGACTAAACAATAAAAAACGCACAATTACCCTGCGAGAAGTGGTGCCGTCGATCCAACGAGCAGGCTGGCCACAGAAATCTAAAGACGGACCCACTACTCCTTCTGGAACCACACTGGGGCAGTCCCTTAAGGAATCACTGCTAAAGAAAAGAAGAGCCAGCATTTTTATGGAGCAAAATTCACCTTCAGAGAGGGGAGAACCAGGAGTGATTTACAAGACCCTAGAAGAAATAATCCAACTAATGCTTTTCCACGTAGTCATCTCTTTATAGACACAGCCCTGCAGATGCGGTAAACTCCAGCTAGCTACTTGTCACCATCAAGGAGGACAGAACAGCCAGAATATTAAAGAATGATTCCTGCCTAAGAAAGGCTGAGGGTACGGGACTGAATAAGAAGAGGCCCTTGGGTTGTGCCCGTTACAGATGGacaggacagagggaaaaaaggcaaactgatGATGGAAGTGGAAAGCTGGAAAAACACAACCGGATTGAGGTAATTTAGAGTAGAATCCCCACCCTGCCTAATGTAAGCTCTGGAGACACACAGAGGGAAGACTGGTGGAGGGGCCTCAGAAAAAtacaaccccaaaaccaaaacacaacaaaacttttctctggtttttgcTCCTTAGGCACAAGGCCCTAAGGCACAAGGGAACTGCTTAATTCCTAAATCTGCTGACTTTAGTATTAGAATATGACTTTTATTGTTCCCCAGTGGAGACTCCTGTGCATTCTGGCTAAGGATGGTTAAGGATACCCTTACAGACTGATGATACATAcccaaaaatctttatttctgccATGAAGTAAAACTTACAGGGTCACAGATTCTTCAGAAGGGGTGGAAGGTGGAAAAGGCTCTGTTGAGACAGATGTGAAAGGCTGCCCTTTACCAATCACCTCCAGTCCATCCAGATCCTGGACATACATAAAAAGGACCAACTCACGATTTCTCTTTTTATATAGAAAGGAAGTTAAAACACCCGACGAATGTACCAAGGGAGTCAAGTAAAGTGAAGTTGAGATATCTTGCTCCTATGGTGGTTTTTAGAGGTCCCCAATGAATGTTCAGGAGCCACAGGAAGGAACCATTCTGGGTCTCCCAAGATCCTAGATGACTGCATTCCCCACTATAAACAGTGCATGGACGGGAAAAGTCTCCTTCACACACGCTTCTCATCCCCAGAGCcaggtttcagaaagaaaatgtgaggTCTGTTCAGTTTTTAAGAGGAGGGGCTACCTGCCTTCAGGAGATTATTTCAGATACGGCTTCCACACAGGTGAAAGCGTTTTTCCTCTGCCCTGAGGCACTAAATCAAAGTTCTACATGCGCatttagcaggtttttttattGCCTAGGTCTTGGGAGCTGCATGCTCCTCGTTCAGGGTCCTATTCTGAGGTTCTTAGACCACTCCACGCAACACTTAGGGAGGCCAGACAACTCTTATGGGTGTGTCCCTTTGGAAACGTGGGAACTTCCAAGATAAGCACTGTGGATCCTAAGTTTTAGATTCCTAATGCTTTTTCAGATCCTGTTCTTGGCAATTTTATGTTACTCTACAGCATCTGACAAGAGATGAGAGATGCAAAGAATGTCTTCGCTCCTCTAGTCTTACCGGCTTATAAAAATCTAGCTCCTCTAGGACAGATTTTAGCTCCTGCTGTCGCTCATTCAGGAAAAGACTCTTATGCCAGGTTAGATGGAAAGGGATCCTCTTTGGAGGCTTCAGACCTGTGGAAATACCCACACAAGAGCTCACTGTCTATATACACACGTGTCTATTAATTTCACTCTCTGCCAAACTTTGGTCTCATGGTGTTTTAAAGAGGAGGTCCAACAGATGACTGGGAAGTAGCTTGTGCTGCAGCTGTTGGAAGGGACAGCTATAACGTGAGCCTCCAGACTCGCTGGAGTCACTGTTTCTTTCTGCCGCTCCCTCCACACTTGTACCCCGTTTCTGTGCAATCACCTCTCTGTGACATTCCCTCACCCATTTCCATCTGGATGCTGCGGGGTTTCCCCACATGAGTGACTGGCTCTGGGTAGCCACATTCTCTCTGAGTCAGTGTCATCGTCAGGCCAGTGACTTCATCTCCAATACGCTCGGGCTGTCTCCAGAATTCACTTCCTCTTCGGTAGCCCTAGGGTGGAAAACAAGGCTCACGCTGACGCTTGCAGAGGCATTACGGCTGCCTGTTATTTTCACAGGGAATAGGAGCTAAATAGAAAAAGGGGTCTAACTCTGCttatacagatattttaaaagtctaTAAATTATCACTTTCTGCAGAGCAAGCCAAAATTTCTACCAGGCTGCTGTCAAAGACAAAAGAAGAACTTTCTTCTATCTAGTGCCACATGAAGGTTGAGTGATATTAAAATAGTGCCTCACACAAATGCAAATTCTCTGATAGTGctataaatgtaaaaaaataattttaacatagGATACTCCCATAATCCTCCTGACTTACCCATACCCCTTTCTCCATGGCAATCACTAAAATTCAAGCCTTAAGCTATCAGATCTTTCTGTCCCTGGAACAGCAATTGCGGCACGTCCCACTTCCCAGTGCACGACAGCCTTTGGTGATAATCAAGATATGGCATCTCAAGAAACGCAGTTCCTTAGCAAGGAGCCAAAGCACACCACCATTTTCCTCTGACGAGCACAGAGTGCACagttcctgtttttatttttaaagtcactgAAAGCTCTGCTTGCACAGTAGGCTGAAGGACTTAAAGTGGCTTTGATAAATATCTAATGACAGATTTTCAGAGATGTTACTGACTACATTCTGTTACGTTCAGAGATGTTACACCAGCATCTTAACTCTTTCACAAGAACAGAGCAATCAGGACGCAGAGGAAGTGGGGCTCTCACCTTTCCaggaagcagggcagggagacACCGGTCAATGAGGTCACGTTCTTCCTGGATTTGTCTGTAATCCTCCGAGGTGTTCATCAGCAATTCATTCTCTGGCCTCTGAAGAATTTCTATAAAGAAGGAATGTCAGATCATTGATGCTGCACTTCTGGGCACACCCTTTACCTATTGTTCACGTGTAACCCCCTTACACTGTCCCCACCAAATCCACCGTCCTTCCCCCAGTTCACCTCCCCACAGCATCCACGGCCACTAGCACTAGCAGCGTGGGGAGCTCTGAGAACATGCAATGGCAACAGGATTAACCCCGGTCAGCTACGACCATTACAGTTTGTTGTGGTGCCATCAAATTCCCCGACCTGCCCACAGAACGAGGCCTCAGCTTTACTCGCCTCCCAgatgtttctcctgctttttcctcattGTCATATGATGGTGCCAGTTCTGGAGAGCTTTGTGCTCTGCTGGTGGGGGCTGGTGAACCTTCTCTCCTCCATGTTCCTCTTTTAAAGCTGCTGCAGTAACATCTTGATGAGAAACCTCAATAAGACCTGCTAGCTGAAGAGAGAGGAAGCGTTAAATTAACCTCTCTATGCACACACTGCCACCACAATGAgaatgggagaggggaggaggaaagaattCTTCAGATTGACAGTACTTTTACCTGATAACTCTGAAGAGGAACAAAAACAGGGCACTAGGGACACACTTTGAAACAATGGAAGGATTTATCTGAGTAATCAGACTTGAGCAACGGCACTGCTGCAACACCAGCACTTCCCTTGCCAGCCTGACGCCATCAGCAGAAGC from Chroicocephalus ridibundus chromosome 14, bChrRid1.1, whole genome shotgun sequence encodes the following:
- the MYCBPAP gene encoding LOW QUALITY PROTEIN: MYCBP-associated protein (The sequence of the model RefSeq protein was modified relative to this genomic sequence to represent the inferred CDS: deleted 2 bases in 1 codon), encoding MRRGCGRPGTARTGGSHGSELPGKKEKTRELSSLTIADKPTPVSCVLQGDDIQALAIKVEDLEKLHVPHPPHDAGRIPVRKEYLVRKYRSKETKKVTDLLVAYPAFPKAPRELLTFAGPELFGDGCEKILPHHILGSLKEFKEEALARGNAQDQVRPEVWFSQPLALCGEGLPSEKLHQQVLNSCVQERDVMEGRITEASSSIRASADGVRLAREVLVLQQCRCSSLITQINPSIVSKCVPSPVFVPLQSYQLAGLIEVSHQDVTAAALKEEHGGEKVHQPPPAEHKALQNWHHHMTMRKKQEKHLGEILQRPENELLMNTSEDYRQIQEERDLIDRCLPALLPGKGYRRGSEFWRQPERIGDEVTGLTMTLTQRECGYPEPVTHVGKPRSIQMEMGLKPPKRIPFHLTWHKSLFLNERQQELKSVLEELDFYKPDLDGLEVIGKGQPFTSVSTEPFPPSTPSEESVTLSDSLRDCPSVVPEGVVGPSLDFCGQPARWIDGTTSRRDEIGIAARLTFETLVGEKAESSLMVSNDGTTAIWYDWMRLPQKIPSRETKGIRMPCFYFDIRSGVLLPGETRKFSFIFKSESAGIFSESWEFRTHPLLLGGALLQVTLWGIAVYEDIFADLREKLETDLAAREGAAVVEEYLKKHLVQPPRVRTPERSPSPVDTYVTEEELFHWKNPEFHYQHQVVKRLHELWRWYMTVPSASEEKVPSRQKSTVEDTQHQERTSEALPAQSSTTEVPGVKSMLEEASSGWNLSLDDFKQAIKSIPKEEQREAALAQLNKAALELRRKRRPTQTDLLHQICLQLWRETIDGLVSRSMRLRSLLGVPENTVYVDGVPEETVEVKQPIKGGKEDRITTRKEERRPSGSKEKEGKKRTTKTAGKEKEERPSSRKLKDETKLKLSTSLLEVKEGAQPVEALTADRVEPPQEQVDPVLFRTYQEKLYVEVYGLLNSMVSKMVSLFEDLEKEDALKWESKALCD